The sequence GCCTCACGGTTCCTCACGGCAACACGACCAGTGCTTTAATTGTGAGAGTAATCAAACCGCGCAATACTATCAATGAGGGCAACAACTAGCGTGAACTACAATTTATATTAACTACATTTTATATATGACTAGTCATCAACCCGTATGATGCAAGGAAAAGCTATTGATAATAAGAtctaatgaaatttaaaaataggaaATTAAGTTAATAATATGCATATTATAGACATTTTGCAagatagcattttttttttaaatgaacggtcataataaaataaaatacaatggGAAGAAATATTTAATTTCTATGCTTTTATAGTATAAAAGTGTTGTATAACATAGAACATTATTATATTGCTAGGACagatttttataaactgttaaTATCAGACATATGTGCTTTTGTTGTCAATACTCACTACAAGTGCATAGTTACTAAACCAACAAAGTAATTTGTtggaatattttaatattaaataattaaaatgaataaatttcataacataaatgtaaagatgagggagtgaatgtggaagatgaagagttagtaaaaatgtttaatcccacattgaaaaggagagagactattttgttctttttaattgtagtGATTAATAGGCTAACATGAATtatctcaaatattgggccagatacgtgcgcaagggggaggtgaagggtggaggtaaaaaaaaatagagagattcttggcaaggaatgGTGTTCTTTCTAGTGGAGCTTTGGGCTtaaacactttgtgcagaggttgttatAGCCATACAACACTTGTTGGGCTTGAATCTCCATAAAGAGAGGGAGTGCCgtgcctcagtccaaatagtgttgtgtaatctctttctttaaactaataaaaaaaattcagaagtattattcagtttttctttgtgttatttccattatctttgtgtttgcaccaacataATTCACAactcttaaattaataaatcaaaACTACCAaaagttacacacacacacttagaACTACAACTGTTTCAACACATGCATATATTTTACAACCAAATCTTAATTTTCTCATCAACAACCTTTCAAGACATAAACTGCAAAGATATAAACAAAAACCATGGCATGAGAAGGACACACCAAGCTTTAAATTTGAGTAGTAATGTTAGTTGtggtaataataatatagacaattcaaaacatggaaaaatatcaaaattataacactttattccattatcttttatgttgaatccaaacaaaCAATTATATGTAAGATTGAATGATAATtttaatcaaccaaaaaccacagcttttttttttttttttgttgagaatcaaAACCACAGCTTTAGTtaagaaagcaaacaaatactctaaaaaaaatcaattctaaacataacaaaagaagaagattatgaAAGAAAATCTCAAGTACATATGAAAGCAGAAATTGtcgaataaaataaaaaagaaagaatgtgTCCTTACAAGTtaagtttagggttttgagtTAGTAGTTGCTAGGGTTTTGAGGTGGGAAGAGAGGAGTCCTAATGcaagtctctctcttttttcttgatCCTAACaacaatgctttttttttttttttacgtgtcTCACAATATACaatgtaagttgctttgatatatcaagagtgagatctaattcaatggttaaaatctcaatatgttgggcaaccacatgtAATGCTAAAGGAACACAtgttctcaagatggaattcatagtctctttgTAGAGATATAAAacattcccttgagataagtttaatgagtttggttattcagagtgttatgcctaaccactttagtaaagagttacaaAGTTTATATGTTATGAAATTtgacttcatatatatatatatatatatatatatatatatataatttaaaagtttaaaccgggtactcaaagatCAAGaggtagtaattttcaaagtggcagttaGATattataactttgtattactatgaatattttcatGAAGAGGTTAATTGTTTagataataaagtcttgagatttaattttattaataaagcctagagttcaattatatttatataatggtattaaatataagtaatggtaactttgggcttgttaAAAGTTGATAGATAAGCCCGAAACCCGTTGAAGCTAGAGCtttatttgtccctttggtcCTATCCCAAGCCATagactaaagcccaattgggctGGCCCAAATAAATAatcagttatttatttttttaatatgagttattaaataaagtaactgtcTTTTGACAGTTATAAAATGTACGTACGAttaatagagaaaaatatagttttctCTAATTACATTAATTCTCTCTTATACAAGTGCGTACTTAATTAATTGATTGTGagatcacacatcttgggcatatgTGGAATCGGGATGAAGATTGAAAGTTTTCCTAAGTTCaaacttcttttgttttgaatttccctGCAACAAGGTATgcctttctattctttgtttctaaaattctaaatattGCATGTTATCtcacatgaatgaagtagatacTTGTGTTGCTCCCGCTATGAGTTTTGTACGAGATGCAAAGCAATTTTTCCAACATACTGAACATCTTATCAGCTAATGAATTTGATGTAGAATTGGGCACCAAGAGGTATGAGTAGATTAAAGAACTTATGATGTCTGAGGATATTTATGCCAAGCAAGAGTACGTATAGGGGGGTCTAAGTTGAAAGGACTAACATAATTGGATTATTTTCTTCTGGTAGTAGATTAAAGAACTAATGATGTCTGAGGATATTTATGCCAAGCAAGAGTGCGTATAGGGGGGTCTAAGTTGAAAGGACTAACATAATTGGATTATTTTCTTCTGGTGTGTACCCAATTGAATTTCAAGGActttcacaaataatcaatatGTTGAGTTGAAAGGagtcatataattaaattttaagagcCACCTGTATTGGCTTGATGTTCATCTGGGTGTGCAGAGTAATTTCTCTGTTTGTCTTATTCCTACTATTCTATAACCCACTCAATGCGTTGAGACTTTTATTGGTCAATGCGGACAAGTTGATTGTTCCTAACCATAGTCCAGAGTACGATGCTGTCATTGAGTTGAATTGAAAGGACAGGGTTAACTGGATTTACATAGTTGATTACACAAAATTCATTTCACAAAGAGGTGAAGGTGTTTTTCTACGTACCCATTATTTCCATATAGGTTTGCTTTGAAAGTCCATTTGGAACTTGATTAAATTAAAGGTCTCACAAACCATTGTATTAAGCTAGCAAAGTGCAGAACTTTGTCAGCTATTAGATGGAACTATCAAATTTAGAAGGCTAGGCTTGAAAAGTTCATGTGATCTCAATGTTCATTTGAATGTTTTGTAGTTTATTATTGGTGTTCTACTTCACAGAAATACACATATATTCGTGACCATagaagtataaataagtaaaagatTATAGTCCTTAATTTTGAAGGATTAAGAACTGAacacaattatatatttaatttttgtccatTATCGTGTCATTTGAAAAGTATCATATGTTGACCGGACCTTAGTATATTGATGGAAAAAGAGTGAACTAACAACACAACCATTTGGTCAAGAAAACGTCAAGCACGGACTCACCTAATAAATCAATCATGTGAAGTGTGAACTGTGGAGTGCAATTGTAAAAGCCACGAGGATTTTAGTCTGACCTTAACTCGATCCCTCACAGTTCCTCACGGCAACTCGACCAGTGCATTAATTgtgagaataaataattattttatatatgactAGCAACAGAGGCAATGAgtgagaataaataatttttttatattgtaatatatgtattaatttattttttaaaattttttgaagataattaGTTCTCcctagattctcaaaaaaaaaaaaacaaaaaacaaaaaaaattctcctcaaaattaaataatttatattcggtccaattaggtcggtctaatttggtccactTGGTCCAATTCTGTCCACTCACACAATTTCAGTCCCTTTCTGTCTATTATAGACTAATTGAGCcttaaattaattctttttgtaggttttcTTTTCGAGTTTAGCtcaaacattcatttttttcttaaattttgagttgaaaagtatgaaattatattttatttgggctaaattctttagttttgagttaaaaaatacaatgaaaatagacattagaaattagaaatatgagctctaaaaatgaaataaaaattataaatattcagaattcttattcggtccattcCGTCCTCTTTGGTCCAATTTGGGCATATTCGGTTTGTATGGTCCTAATCCGTCCTGTTAAACTTATTTAGTCCACTTTGTCCACTAAAGTTGTATTCGGTTGACTTCAGTCTATTCGGTCTTATTCTGCCTACATTGGTTCTATTCGATCCATTTTATACAATTTAGTCTTATTCAATCCACTTTGGTCATATTCAGTTcattctgtccactttggttctacTTGATCCTATTCAGTTCAAATTGGTCCTATTCGATCCATTCTAACCACTTTAGTTCACTTCAGTTCTATTCAGTCCACACTGGTTCTATTCAATccaatttggtcattttggtcCATACGGTCCTAATTGATCCATTTTTTCCTATTTAGTCCACCTTGTCGACTAAAGTTATATTTGGTgcaatttggtccattcaatcttattcagtccactttagTCTCTTTAGTCCACACCAGCTTTATTCCGTCCACTTTAGTCCTATTCCGTCGACATTGGTCCTATCAGTTCATCTGTCCACTTCAGTCCTATTCGGGCCATTTTTTCCACTTTGGCTTATTCTGTCTGCATTAGTCCTATTTCTtccattttgtccacttcggtccaattcagtccatactggtcctatttggtccaatCTGTCCACTTCGGTCATATTTGGTCCTGTTCGCTCCATTTTGTCTACTTCGGTCATAATCTGTCCATTCGTtcttatttggtccactttggtcctactTGGTGTtccatttggtccaatttgTCCATTCAAACCATTTCGGTCCATTTTAGTCCTCTTTGATCTATTTTTGTGAACTCAcgtaatttgaaaaaatatgttTGGGTTGAAATCACTtattctaaatccaaatttattaaaaaaatatattattctcAAACTTGTAATGTCTAAAATTTTAagcataatatttattattactatgaTTTTGTTGAGCCTCATTCATTAACGTAGCATTTCAATCCACTTCGGTATGGCTAAATTTAAGTAAGTCTTTCTAAACATAAAGGATATGAATacacaaatataatttttagggaatttattcatttgttttaacgtcattacttttaaatgaattgcatgAGGTTGATTATAcatttaagaaatatatttgcgtgtgtgtgtgtaatttttatttaaataaattattcattctTTTGAAAGAGATTATCACAATAATCAAAACTACTCATATCAAACTTATActaaatatgtataatttattctctgAATTTTattgtagagagagaaagactacttgtgatggggaaaaaaaaaatataacaccAAAACGTATGAAcccaaaataaagttttaaaaatcacaatgattcatcaatataaagtagagttgtaaaaaagaataaaaaatcaaaggaaagagaataacaatttttcaagagagaatgagagagagaataataagaaatctATAGAAAATAATGTGAGaagaaacaaagtaaaaatgaaaaatatagtaataaactccaaattatccaagtcatgttatgtaataaaataacattatattcttatatactatctttataattcaaaatgataatatctatgaaattaaagagaataaaaaagataacaacttaaaaacacGAAACTTAATCACATCAAACTAAAGTAGAGttccaaataatacaaaaattcatcaacctaaagtagagatgcaagaaaaataaaaataaaaatctaccaaaaaaggaaaaaaaatgagagagaaagagaaagaagtaACCTTTTGTATGTGAGAAAACTATGTATATGTACGGGCCTCACCCCCCGTCAAGCCCAATCACCCTAAGGCCAATGAAGACTAACTCTTATAAGAGCCACGCACTGATCACACATGGTAACGCACGTGTCGTCCAAGAGCTTTGAGCTCGAAGTGCTCAAAGCAGCCCGTGACGTGCCCCTGCCGAGTACATAACTTACATACAGGGTTGGTCCCAACGCCactatcattttctctttccctctaccaaacatccacttagatGAAACGatattggacctcccttccattACCTAGGGAACGCCCCTGCCGAGCATCAAACCCAGCAGTggagccagttccaatgccactcttaTTTCCTCTCACTCCCAACTGAACCCCCACTTATGGGTAATAGTATTGGATCCCTCCTTCCACCCACCAGGGGAATAATCATGACCGttccactaagtttggctataaataggcagaGAAGATTCAGTTGAAGGGGTTGGCAATTGCAGGAGGAAAAGACTAGAGAAAGTAATATTAATCCTCCCCAAGGAAGAAAAGGGAGAGTTAGTGAGAAAAGAGGGGAGACTTAGGAAACAGGGCAGCCGAGCATAACGCCACccgtggtaggaaatccaaaagcccactatacaaatagattgtgagcccaaactccTCTGAGGCCCTGCAGCCTTATTTTGGAACGCATAGTATAAAATGGGAAAGAGAgttgtaaatttatagtaagagaaGGGGAATACAAAAAGcaagaaataaaggaaaataaagagatagagaaaaagTATGTGGGGAGTAAAGATACCTTGATGAGAATATGGGCCGATgggtcatgctaaggaaggccgacctgctcttgggtttagggcctgttagtactacgggtcggcccataagCCGAGGATCCgaagatccagccgaggatgtttttcccctcggattgacaccagagaacccgggacttcatggtaaaggttagggaatgacacggtcaagaccaatggttaaagggggtgaacccttgaatgtcctagaagcaccgatgttggaaaaatgtcaaaggtaaaggctgctgcctccacattaaagaccctgcacctaccaccctggccgcattaatggggaagtgacacttgaacagtggaagggaaacttctagttactgttcaaaggcactaagaaaagaaatatctaggctaagggaggaattggggcaacacgtgtataaagtattaaaaagaggagtatttaaggagggacctagaacagaaaggggatggaactttttgtaacctaaaaagaaaaagacaaagagagagatataatataagaacagctctcggcttacgtccgaggaggcctatttacattattccttgttgtttccagatactggcaatctttagtttgtcatttaatccccacacacttctaacctaggtttaaagcccacactctacaaattcgtattgtttaaggctcattgggcctgagcccataactgttcttgggtccaggtgcaattgtgcacttacaagtgATATTAAGGTAAATAGTAGTGGAGAAATGAAAAGGTAAAAGGAATgagaaaaattagagaaagtataaaaataagttgagaaattaataagaaaaaaaaaaaaaaaactctaattttgGTGGCTGTATGTTTGTTatagtttcattaaaaaaaaactattattgtttttaattctgttcctatataattaataatgtaaaacaaaaacaaaaacaaaaagctatgttaaccttttttttttacaacaaaaaccaattaattttttggcTTTATGATGAAGAGCAATCATCATGAAGCAGACGTGATAAGCTGAAATATAATCATATTTACTTTCTTGGTTGGATGATagaaaacaattatcataaaaTGGATGCTATACATCGAAATTCTTTCCTAtctatcaaccaaaaaaaaaataacctcaATGTTTGTCAATTAAATCAATTAGTAAAAGTCATGTTACTTGAATAATTAAAGTATTTACTAAGTCAAAATTGCTCCTATTTTCAATTGTCAATTTAGAAGTTGGTAGGTTAGTGACACTTTGGAAATTGCTATTCTTTTCAATTGATATGTTAGTATtggaggttttaaaaaaatttaattgtttgcCACAATCTAGCAAGTTGAATTGCTCATATTTTCATTCTTAAGTTCAAGTGTATTATGCCAAGAAAATAATTACatttgacttttaaaaaattgcatgtTCATTGATTTTACACCAAGAATCTAGGACGAACAATTAATCTGGTGAAATATTCAAATACCATATGCATCAAAGATGCAAAATGATCTTAATTTTAACTAATACTTAGCAAATACAAGCAAGTATTGCagtttaactataaaatattattaggcATTTCTCCTTATCATAATTTCATTATGATAAACTTTATCCACCAtttctttatctctctctcagCCTTGCGATATAATCTGAATGTTCTTTTGGATTAACAATATTATTGGATGGTTTAAATATTACTAATTGTCATAGTAATTGGTAAAAATAATCACAGAAAGTTCAAGAAATATTTATATTGCTCAATATATGTTAGGTCTCAAAACTAAATATAGTGGTTCTAAGGTTTGAACATGATCTAATAGTGTTTTAGAATTTAACGTTAAGTAATGTTAAGTTGtctatttttaagtaaaataaaataaataaaaagatggaTTTGAAATGAGTTTcgattaataaaatatatgtgGAATAATTTTAATAGAATTTGAATCGAGTTTgagatctatattttttaataaattcaaatttagaaTAGGTACTCTCAATCGAAAGATCAAAATGATCCAAATAAACTGAATCGGACCGAAAAAGGAGTGAATGGACCAAAGTAgatcaaagtggactgaatagaagAAATTAGACAGAATGGACAGAGGCGGCCGAAATTGGCTGAAATAGACAGGATTGACCGAAAAGGACCGAGGTAGACCAAAATGGACAAAATAGACTGAAATGGACTGAAACAGACCGAATTGGAGGGTAACAAGTTGGCTCATGCCTTAGCTAGGAGAGTGGTTTCATCCGCAGATTTTGATGTATGGGTAAAAGAACTACCTAGTGATTTAGAGGATGTATTCCTTTCGGATTTTTCTGCTTTAACTTCATAATATGAACTtatttgcttctcaaaaaaaaagtttaaaaaataacgATTTCGAGTTTTCATCCCACCTAGCGACAAtcactaattataaatttataagttCTCATTATTATGACATCAACTATTTGTATCTATGTGCATCAACCATTTGTGtcattatttcttcttctttttaaccataGCCATTTTAAACAAAGTCAAAATACAATGTTGGGTATACTGCATTTCTGCTCACCCAATGAAATAAACCAATCTAAACCCGCTGAATCTTTTGCTCTCTCTCACAGGCTGCAACTTTTGTAGGAAAATTGGTTTTGTTCTTGACACTTATTTTTGGCTTGATCATGCTTGTTGTGTTTCAGTTTGACTTGTATCGAGTctgtttgatgaaatgcttgAGAAGAACttggtttgagagagagagagagtcccaCAGATAAAGTCTTCTCTAGATGTGATAATTTGGGAACTTTTCCCattcttttattatatactcCCTGGCTTGCAAAATTGTGGTAGATTTCATGTATAGCATTTCAGTTTGCCATAACCATAAGGCTCAAGTTTGTGGGTGAAAGTTATGTCCTCCCTTTTTTATCTGTACTATAGATGGGTCTTGTGGTTGTGACTGCTGATACAGACCTCAGTGGTGAATGTACAAAGGATAAACAAAGTTAGTAGCTCACCACTATTTCACCTTTGTTTGACAACTGAGATCCTCAAGATCACTAGTTGCCTTTTAAAGACAAAATAGGAGATTTCCCAAAGTGTCCACCTTGTGCTTGGAACCCCCATAAGTTTGTTTAGGAGagatttaaaaatattcaaGTACAAAACTGTTAAGCTGCCGACGGATTTTCTGGTAGAGCTTGTTGTAAGACATATCTAAGGACACTAATGAATTATGTACAGTTTATGCAATCAGGTTCTGCTTCTCCAGCTTTATCTACATTTTGATGCAAAATGGTGCTTTAAAACATGGTTTCTAGTACTTCGCTTTATTTGTAAATTTCTACATATAGCTAGTTGAAGAAATGGTGGATTTATACTTACATATGTTTTCTGGTAGACATTCAAGTAAAGAATAATGATAATACTACTATATTGGAAATTATTGCTACTACAACATAACACTCTACATAGGAAAGCTAAAAGCTTTAGATTGAGACACTGTTGGGAATTCCCTTGAAAGTAAGTCCTTCTTCACTGGTAGGACAGAGCAAAGTGTATGGCATCTTCACTGGACCAACACGGTTCCTTAATTTCTCATCCTTGTTCCTCTTCGTTATTCTATCCTCAACTTCTTTCAGGTTCTTTCCAAATCTTTTAAAGGCTTCTATTGGTTCTGTGTCTGAGGTCCAGTCAAGACTGTCTCtttgtccaagaaaaatctCATCAGATGAGTGCCTTGACAAGATTTCTACAAGGGAAATGCCGAGAACGGACTCAAACTGGGAAGTAAATATTTTCAGGAGAGCTTTTTCAGGGTGAGACTTAAGCTCCTCATAGTCAGAAGTGCCTTCTTCCGGCATGAAGTGACGGCTCATTGCTGGGCGGTTTGGGGGGTAACCTCCATAAGGGTACTGTCCAAAGTTGATAGCTGCATGGAGAGCTGAAGCAATCCATATGATAGTAGTGCATGTTTCGATTAGCTCTTCTCGAGTCTGCATTTTAGGCCACCAGGGCTCATCTTTTTTGTCACCATGACCCTCCTCTCTCAGTTCCTTCCACCAGGACTGGAGTTCAGAGTCATCTCGGACCATGTCATCAGTCTTGTAATAGAAGGAGCAGTAGTCTTCAACCCATGTTTTGATTGCTGACCAGATTTCCAGCCCATCAACAGCATACGGGTAATCCTCTATCAGTAGGCGCAGACCATGCGGGGAATTCACATCCTTAACTGCCATTCCTCTGTGaataaagaaaaggagaagCTTGTATTGAGATATGACATGAACATATATATAGTTTAGGTTAGACCATGTTAGCATTTTATATACCAAACTCCTAAGCCCTTAGTTGCTCAAACTTTCTAAACATCATGTAGTAGTGTTAAGTGTAATTTAGCCAGTTACTAGCTTTTTTAATAGCAGTTTTACGGACAGATTTGTTCATAATGCATTTCTGTTCTTTAGTTACTAGTTTCAATGACATATGAACCATGGATTTTTCACCCCTTTCTGGAGTATAAGATATACCTCTTGATGAGATCAGCAGGGAGTGCTTGTTCAGGAAAAACCCAGCTTTTATAAACTTTTGATGACATCTCCATGGAATACTTTCTTGGAAATACTGTTGACTCCAGGGCACCATTAGCATTAATGAGGACCTGTCGGGCCAATGCATTTACATTCATGGTGTCACGGAAGTGAGGATCTAACAGTTTATAAATTGGGTGAAGCATGCTCAACTGCCTATTGGTTGCTATCACAAATGGTTCAATTGCTGCATGGGTATTTAACCTGTGATCGCAATTAAAGTTATTTAAAACCCATTTCAAAATATGAACTGAAATAAATTTGCTGAAACTTCATCAAAATCATACCAGTGACTCATAAGCTGGTGATAACCGGAGTCATTCACAACGACATTAGATTTAGCCAGTTGCCAAATGAAATTTTGGACACCTTCTTCAGCTGGGGTATATACTTTGCTAATGGCTCCAAATTGGTCTCCATCAGGATGGGGCAAGCTCAATTCAATTGCTAGTGGCTTCAAAGTCCCATCCTCATTCAAAAAAAGGATTGTCCTGCTGGCGAAGATCTTTGTGGAAGTCTTGTTTATCCTAATCAGGTATGGCATTAGTGTATCATGATGATCTAGTATGAATAGCTTGTTGCTCTTGATtgcctattaaaaaaattgaattttgttatCATGGTTTATTATCTGCGGAATAACTGTTGACTAATGTCAAACAATGAATTAGAAACGTTACCTCATCAATGGAGAGCCCATTTAAGTATTTCTCGATGTGCTCTTTGGTTATGGCACTGGTTTGATGACCATATACTTTACTATCCAACTTGCTTTTTGGGGGGAATTCCTGTAGTTGAATTAGAAGTGGTTATGTTTAAAGATTGAAAACCATGATCTTGGTTAAGCtgttgagaagatggatgaagaGAAACTCAACTGTGACATCCCAAATAAGGattcaaattcattatttttcatttttatttctttttcaaaaaaagaaagtagaaaataaataatgaaggGTTTAAAGTTTACTTGGAGACGACAGATGGTGACAGGGTTTACTCCAGCCAGCATTTCTCTTGCAAATTCTTCATCAGTCTTCCAAGCAGAGCTATCCTCTGGTCCAAATCATCAAAGAACCAAGTTTAAGTGAAGGGGAATAGTAGAAAAAGGAACAAATGTAACAAGATCTGCAATATAATCTGCACATTAAGGCACAAGTCCATCACCTCTCCCCTCTGCCCCcacccccacaaaaaaaaaaaactcaaaaaaaaaaaaaaaacacagaaagaATAAGTCACTAGTGTCATTTCAAACAAAATCTTTTGTGCCTTACAAGTCCAGTTATATAAAGTACCTTTAATCACTTGAGGCACTGGATATTTAAGGAATCCTTCACCATCGGTTCGGAAGATTTCCTTCAGCATCTCTGCAGGAATGTTCTTCCTAATATTCTCAAGTAAACCATTGGGCACCTTGATTCCTCCTTCATAGAGCTTGAGTATATCTTCTAAATTTTCAAACTCATTGCTACTAAATGCATCTTCTAGCTCAGGTTTAAGGAACTGAGCAATGCCTTTCAGTGCATAAGCAACGAAGTCTGACATCTTCAAGTGACCAAATCTTTCATCTCTGGGGACGTAGACGTTTATGCTAAGAAGAGGGTTCAGCCTACTCTCAGTGTTAGGATCTGTTGAGAtcataaaagaaaatcatatagATAACTGCAATaatgtttacaaaatttaaaattattatttactctATTGATGAGTTGAAATCACACAAATTCACAACTTCATTCatcactaataattttttagctggattatttctcaaaatattCATGATTGTAGATAATTATGAATACATTCTATGGCATTTTTTAACATGCATATTCCCAACTAGAAAACCCCCCTCTCAACACGCATGTGTGCAAACTCTcaaaaaagatagaaagaatATCAAAGGCAGAGTCTTTCCTAGATCTTGAATCTGTGGTTTGTTACTGCTAAATGTTAAATGCTAAACAAACACTATGCTGAAGCAGTGACTGGATAAATTAAAGTGTCTAACCAGTGTTGGTCGGTGGTCGCCCAGTTCTTCCCCTGCGTGGATAGGGGTACTCACTAGATCCCCCAAGAACTGGACGTACATGTTCTGGACCCTTATCAGGATTCCCCAAATCA comes from Castanea sativa cultivar Marrone di Chiusa Pesio chromosome 3, ASM4071231v1 and encodes:
- the LOC142628111 gene encoding putative linoleate 9S-lipoxygenase 5, coding for MFHSKDLSLTPMKSFAGTSCGVNRPIYTVKSSIKGRDQTTTSVTSRPLFFTMKWHGFSCNKSTGLTRSRSLSVTSTAEKKGQTPSRGVPVSKGAKSSHNILEVFNESKNSKVKGTVVLMKKNVLDFNDFHASFLDRLHEFLGQKVSLQLISAVNGDPENGLQGKLGEPAYLEDWITTITPLTAGESAFKVTFDWDNEMEVPGAILIRNNHHSEFYLNSITLEDVPGQGQIHFACNSWVYPADKYKKDRIFFSNKTYLPSETPTPLRKYRDEELVNLRGDGKGELQEWDRVYDYAYYNDLGNPDKGPEHVRPVLGGSSEYPYPRRGRTGRPPTNTDPNTESRLNPLLSINVYVPRDERFGHLKMSDFVAYALKGIAQFLKPELEDAFSSNEFENLEDILKLYEGGIKVPNGLLENIRKNIPAEMLKEIFRTDGEGFLKYPVPQVIKEDSSAWKTDEEFAREMLAGVNPVTICRLQEFPPKSKLDSKVYGHQTSAITKEHIEKYLNGLSIDEAIKSNKLFILDHHDTLMPYLIRINKTSTKIFASRTILFLNEDGTLKPLAIELSLPHPDGDQFGAISKVYTPAEEGVQNFIWQLAKSNVVVNDSGYHQLMSHWLNTHAAIEPFVIATNRQLSMLHPIYKLLDPHFRDTMNVNALARQVLINANGALESTVFPRKYSMEMSSKVYKSWVFPEQALPADLIKRGMAVKDVNSPHGLRLLIEDYPYAVDGLEIWSAIKTWVEDYCSFYYKTDDMVRDDSELQSWWKELREEGHGDKKDEPWWPKMQTREELIETCTTIIWIASALHAAINFGQYPYGGYPPNRPAMSRHFMPEEGTSDYEELKSHPEKALLKIFTSQFESVLGISLVEILSRHSSDEIFLGQRDSLDWTSDTEPIEAFKRFGKNLKEVEDRITKRNKDEKLRNRVGPVKMPYTLLCPTSEEGLTFKGIPNSVSI